Part of the Aquamicrobium lusatiense genome is shown below.
ACCCGGCCGCCCGGCAGAACCCAGAAATCGTCCGCCTCGGCGCGGTGGACAAGCAGATGCCCGTCGCGCAGCGCAACGCCCGCAACCCTGAAGTTGAACCGCCGGGCGCCATGGTCCAGCGTCACCATCCTGCGCGGGGCGGTGGTCATTCGTCCTCGAACAGGCCGATCTGCTGCTGGGTGATGTCGCGCGGCGCTTCCAGCCCCAGATGCCGCCAGGCATTGGCGGTCAGCACGCGCCCGCGCGGCGTGCGCTGGATGAAGCCCTGCTGAATCAGATAGGGCTCGATGATGTCCTCGATGGCGTCGCGCGGCTCCGAAAGGGCTGCCGCGATGGTCTCGATGCCGACCGGGCCGCCGCCGAAATTGCCGGCGATCATGGTCAGGTAGCGGCGGTCGAGCGCATCAAGGCCGAGGCCGTCGACTTCCAGCCGCAGCAGCGCTTCATCCGCGATCCTGCGGTTGACCGTTTCCGCCCCGGCCACCGTCGCGAAATCGCGCACCCGTCGCAGAAGCCGCCCGGCGATGCGCGGCGTGCCCCGCGCCCGGCGCGCGATCTCGACAGCGCCGTCGTCGCTCATCGGCAGGTTGAGCAGGCGCGCGCCACGCCGCACGATCAGCTCCAGCTCGTCGACCGTGTAGAAATTGAGCCGCACCGGAATGCCGAAACGGTCGCGCAGCGGATTGGTGAGCAGGCCGAGCCGCGTCGTCGCCGCCACCAGCGTGAACCGGGCGAGGTCGATCTTGACCGAGCGCGCCGCCGGTCCCTCGCCGATGATCAGGTCGAGCTGGAAATCCTCCATCGCCGGATAGAGGATTTCCTCCACCGCCGGGCTGAGGCGATGGATCTCGTCGATGAACAGCACGTCGCGGTCTTCGAGATTGGTGAGCAACGCCGCCAGATCGCCGGCCTTGGCGATAACAGGGCCGGAGGTAGAGCGGAAATTGACGCCCATCTCGCGCGCCATGATCTGGGCAAGCGTAGTCTTGCCCAATCCTGGCGGGCCGACGAACAGCACATGGTCAAGCGCGTCGCCACGCCCCCTCGCCGCCTCGATGAACACTTTCAGGTTGGCGCGCGCCGCCGCCTGCCCGACGAAATCGTCAAGCGTTTGCGGCCGCAGCGTCTGCTCGGCATCCTCGCCCCGCTTTTCGGAGGAGATCAGGCGATCATCGGAACTCATGATGCCGTCCTGCCATGACGCGATGTCGGGAACAAGTCAGCGATCACCGTGCCAGTTCCTTCAGGCCAAGACGGATGAGCTTTGCCGAATCGGCGTCTTCGCCGGCGGATTTCAGCGCGGCGGCCACCGCATTGGCGGCAATGTCGCGCCCGTAGCCGAGATTGACCAGCGCCGAAACCGCGTCGGCAATCGGCGCAGGCGCCAAGCCCTCGCCCAGTTCCTGCTTGAGCCCGATGGTGCCGGCGGCCTCGCCGGCAAAGGCAGGCGCCTTGTTCTTCAGTTCGGTGACGATGCGTTCCGCCACCTTCTTGCCGACGCCGGGGGCGCGGCTGACCATGGCGATGTCGCGCAGCGCGATGGCGTTGGCCAGATCCGAAGGGCTGAGCGTCGACAGGACCGACATCGCCACCTTGGCGCCGACGCCCGGCACATGCGTGGACAGCAGCCGGAACCAGTCGCGCTCCAGCGCCGAGCTGAACCCGAACAGGCGGATCATGTCCTCGCGCACCACCGTTTCGATGAACAGCACGACCGCCTCGCCCGGCCCTGACATAGAGGCCAGCGTGCGCGCCGAGCAGAAGGCGACATAGCCGACGCCATGCACATCGACGACGCAATGATCCTCGCCGATCTCGTCCAGCGTGCCCTTCAGCTTGCCGATCATGATCCCCGCCCGTCCCTGCTATGCAATCTGCTTCAGCCTGTATGCCACGCTTTGCCGGTGATGGGCATGGCAGATGGCGATGGCGAGCGCATCGGCCGCATCATGGGTGTCGAACACCGCCTTGGGCATCAGCACCTTGACCATCATGTGGATCTGCTTCTTGTCGCCATGGCCGACGCCAATTACCGCTTTCTTGACCGCATTGGGCGCATATTCGGCGACCGGCAGGCCGGCCAGCGCCGGCACCAGCATGGCAATGCCACGCGCCTGCCCGAGCTTCAGCGTCGCCGTTGCGTCCTTGTTGACGAAGGTCTGCTCCACGGCCGCCTCATGCGGCATGGCCTCATGCAGAATTTTCGACAGTCCGTCATGAAGCTGGCACAGACGCGACGCGAGCGTCGCCTTGTCATCCGAGCACACGGAACCGGAGGCGACGAAGCGCAGCGAATTGCCGAGGCTTTCGACAATGCCCCAGCCGGTGCGTCGCAGCCCCGGGTCGATGCCGATGATCCGAATCATTTCCGCCATGATTGCCCACTCTATTCACCGGCGGCAGACTTGCCAGCGAAATGTGAACAAACCAGAAACGAAAAGCGCGTCAGCCGCGCGCGAAGGCCGTGTTGAGCAGCGATATCTGGTCGAACACCGGGCTGCCGCGCTCAAGACCCTGCGGCAGCGCATCGCCATAGACTTCCTCGTCCATGCGCCGCACCAGCGATTGCAGGCGCAACGAGCGGCGCACCAGATCGACGAACTCGACCGGCAGCTCGCTCCAGCCTTCCGCATCCTCGTGCGCCGAGACGGTGTCGAGACGCACCTTCGCCTTTTCGGCGGCCACCTGATCGCGCGTCATCTCGCCGGAATTGGCGGCGCGCTGGAGCAGCAGCCAGGAGGCGATCTGCATGAGGCGCGTGGTCAGCCGCATCGATTCGGCCGCATAAAGGGTCGCGGCCAGCCGGGTCAGCTTCTTCGCCTCGGTGCGCCCGCGCGAATCCAGATATTCGGCGGCCTGTTCAACCAGCCCCATGCCTTCATTGTACAGCGGCTGGAAGGATTGCGAGAAAATGCGGCGCTCGGCCAGCCTGATCGTGTTCCCGCTTTCCTGTGAAGATCGATTCATGATGCACCCTGGTCACCTGCAGAAGCGATTCGCCCCTGCAGCATGACTGCCACCCTATAAGGCTTCCGAGCCGGAAAATGCGCTTCAGAGCTTCGCAAGGCAAGCTTATACTTAATAAAGGGTTAATATGAACAGGCTGCGTGCCAAAATCGGCACACCGGCCATTCCCGCGCCTGAGAAGAAAAAAAGAGCCGCGGGTAAGGCGGCTCTCAGAAGTTAACAGGGAGGCGTCAAACAAAGTGGCTCCAACCACTCGGTAAGAATCCAGATCACTGGATGCACATAGTAAACAGCTGTAAAGCTTAATGCCCGGTTAACAGGGCCCGGATTTCTGCTCGAGAACCCCTTCCGCAGCGGTACTGCGGGCTTGTATTTCAGCGTCTTCGCAATCGTATTGCCTCAGGCAGCGACCTGTTCAAGACAGCTGCTTTGCTCTATGCCCCATTGCCACCAATTTCGCCCTGCATAGGGCAGATCGAAACCGGATACGCCATGAACACCCAATCGCCTCCCGAACGCTGCCGTCTTGTCCTGATCGCCATGCCCGGCACCGATGCCGGACGGCTTCAGGCTGCACTTGAAGGCGGCGATGTGGCGTCGGTGATCTTCGTGCAGGGAACGCTCGACGATTCCGCATTTCAGCGCGTCGCCGCAGACCTCGTGCCAGTCGCCCAGACTGCAGGCGCCGCCGCCGTAATCGCCGGCGACAGCCGCGTGGCCGACCGGGTAAAGGCGGATGGCGTTCATGTCGAAGCAGCTCCTGCGGAACTCGCCGACACGATCGAACGCCTGCAGGAGCGCATGATGGTCGGCACCGGCGGGGTCAAGACGCGCGATGCCGCGCTGGAGCTTGGCGAGGCTGGTCCCGACTACATGTTCTTCGGCCGTTTCGGCTATGACAATGACCCGGTGCCTCATCCGCGCAATCTGGGCCTTGGCGCATGGTGGGCGGAGATGGTGGAAATTCCCTGCATCGTGATGGGCGGTTCCGAAATCGCTTCGGTGACGGAAGTGGCCGCGACCGGGGCCGAATTCGTGGCGCTGTCCGCCGCCATCTTCGCCGAAGGCGCTGATCCGCGTGCGGCTGTCGCAGAAATCAACGCATTGCTCGACGCCAACGCGCCGCGCTTCGGGGAATGAACCATGGCAAGGTGTGTGGCACTGGCTGTGATGATCTTCTGCGCAGGCCACGTCGCCGCGCACGCGGCCGAGACGCCGGCCGACGCCGCTTCCACCCATGAAACCACCGGCAAGGTGGATGAAACCGCCAAAGGCGACCGCCAGCTGCCGCAACCTGCCGACGACAAGGCCGTCTTGCCCGCTCTCGATCCGGCCCGCTTCGGCAAGCTGACCGACGATGCCTATGGCGCCTATCAGCGCGGCCTCTACCAGACCGCCTACAACCTGGCCCTGCCCCGGGCGCAAAACGGCGACCCGGCCGCCCAGACGCTGGTGGCGGAACTGCTGGCACGCGGAATGGGCGTTCCCCTCAACGCCAAGGAAGCCGCGAAATGGTATGCGGCCGCGGCCGAACGCGGCATCCCGGAGGCGCAGTTCCAGTATGCGCTGATGCTGCTTGACGGCGACTTCGTGCCAAAGGATGAAAAGCAGGCTCATGCGCTGATGCAGGCGGCGGCCGAGGCCGGCAATGCGCTCGCCCAGTTCAATTTCGCCCAGCTTCTGGTGAAGGAAAATCCGGGCGATCTCTCCCGCGCGGTGACCTATTACGAGCGCGCTGCGGAAGCCGGCCTTGCCGATGCGCAATATGCGCTGGCGCAGGCCTACGCCAACGGTGTGGGCGGCAAGGCGCATGACGATGCGAAAGCCCGCAGCTTCCTCGAAAAGGCCGCGCGTCAGAATTTCGACACCGCCCAGCTCGACCTTGCGCAATGGCTGATCGACGGTCGCGGCGGCGAGCGCGACTACAAGGAAGGCTTCGGCTGGATGCTGGTAGCTGCGCGCGGCGGCAATGTCGCCGCCCAGAACCGGCTGGCCAAGCTCTATGTCGCCGCCCTCGGCACCGATCCCGACCCGATCCTCGCCGCCGGCTGGTACATCGTTGCACGCCGCGCCGGGCTCATCGACCGCGAGATGGAAGACTATCTCGAAGGCCTGACCGATGAGCAGATGAAGCAAGCGGTGCAGAAGGCCAACCGCCTGCCCTGATGCCCGCCATTAGGCCCTGATGCGGGCGACGAACCCACTGCGACGGCCTTTCTCTTGCTTCGGAACGCGATTTGTGGTCTTGGGAACGCCAATCGCACGCCCCTTTGCCGGCGCCCATTCCACAGATCCGGAGACCTCACAGACATGGCCCGCTCCGCCATATTAAACGTCATGGTTCAGGCTGCCATGAAGGCCGGCCGCTCGCTTTCGCGCGATTTCGGCGAGGTGCAGAACCTGCAGGTCTCGCTCAAGGGCCCGGGTGACTATGTCAGCCAGGCCGACCGCAAGGCCGAAGACATCATCTACACCGAGCTTGCCAAGGCCCGCCCCGGCTACGGCTTCCTGATGGAAGAACGCGGCGCGGTGGCCGGCGACGACGACCAGCACCGCTGGATCGTCGATCCGCTCGATGGCACCACCAACTTCCTTCACGGAATCCCGATCTTCTCCATCTCGATCGCGCTGGAGCGTCAGGGCCAGCTCGTCGCCGCCGTCATCTACAACCCGGCCATGGATGAGCTCTACACCGCCGAGCGCGGCGGCGGAGCCTTCATGAACGACCGCCGGCTGCGCGTCGCCGCCCGCACGAAGCTCTCGGATGCCGTTGTCGGCTGCGGCATTCCGCATCTGGGTCGCGGCCATCACGGCAACTTCCTTGTCGAGCTGCGAAACGTCATGAACGAAGTGGCGGGCGTGCGCCGTATGGGCTCCGCTGCCCTCGACCTTGCCTATGTGGCGGCGGGACGCATGGACGGCTACTGGGAAACCGGCCTTTCGGCATGGGACATCGCCGCCGGCCTTCTGCTGGTGCGCGAGGCGGGCGGCTTCGCCTCCGAACCGGATGGCGGTCAGGACATGCTCGACAGCGGCAATGTCGTCGCCGGCAACGAGACCATCCACCGCGCGCTGGTCAAAACGCTTTCAAGGCCCGTCTCGTCACGCTGACACCATCCGGCTCCATGCGGCCTGCGGCGGGCTGAACAGCCGCCGCATCGGCCCGTCTGCCGGCGCGGTCGCCAGCGCCACCAGCACCGACAGTGTTGCCAGCACTGGCAGGAGCAGAACCTGCGGGATGAGTGCCGGCGCGCCGGAAGCCACGAACGCCATCACCACCAGCCCGTGGAGCAGATAGATGGCCAGCGAGCGCTCGCCAAGCCAGCCGAGCATCGCCGCCCGCGCCGGCACCAGAGCCGCGAAACCCACAGCCGCCGAACCGCCCAGCGCCATCAGGCCAAGACGCGCGATCGCCGGATAATCGGCGTCGGCGGCACCGCTGGCATAGGCGCGGCTGCCGGTGAGCGCACCGGCATTGAGACCCAGCTTCCACCAGAAAAGCACGGCACCCACACTGCCGACAAACATCAGCGCGAAGGCAACCGGGCGCTGTCGCGCGGCAGCGACGAGCTGGGCGCCATAAAGATGGCCGAGCACGAAGAAGGGCAGGAAGTAGAGCGTGCGGGAGAGGCTCAGCGTATAGCCGATGCCATCGTCATATCCGGCCGCCACCGCCACCGCCACGGCCGCCACCAGACCCGCCGGCGAGGCGAACAGCGGCAGCACAAGACGCCAGATGACCATGCTGGCGATGAACCACAGCAGCCAATAAGGCGTGAGCAGCGAATATTCATACCAGCCCGTCAGCCGGCTGGCGCCGATATAGACAAGCTGGAAGACGGCCAGCGGCAGGATCAGTGTCCACACGATCTTGCGATAGTCGCGCCCTTCAAGCCTGTTACGGGCGAACATGCCGGACAGAAAAATGAAAAGCGGCATATGAAAACTGTAGATGCCGACATAGATCGCATGCAACAATTCAGAATCTGACGACGGCTTCTCGATCAGATGTCCGAAGACGACAAGAAGTATTCCAGCACCCCTTAGGGCATCGATATGGCTGTTTCTGTATATATTTACTGGATTCATGAGTGACGGCACGCATCCGTGTCTTTTCTCTCGAAAGCCCCTCCCGCCATCACCGATTCGACTGCTTCAGCATAATTTGGAGATGGGCGAGAGTGTGGCACGGCCGCATAATCCTCTCATCTCGACGGCGCGGCTTCCAATTTCGCCGCAAATCCGATTAGAGTTGCCGCCAGCGCGCAGAAACGAAATGGAAGACGGATGGCCCTGCTCAGATCGTTCGGCATAGGCGGCGGCTCGGATGTGCTGAGCTATGATCCCCACAAGCTTTCCAGCCCGCAGGTGTTCCTGCTCACCATGGTCATCTTTCTGGGACTGGTCGGCTTCATCGCCATCATCCTGTCCCGCCAGATCCACTCGGCCTTTTCCACGAATCCCGGCCTGAACGGCCTGATCCTCGGCGTGCTCATCGTCGGCATTTTGCTCGCCTTCGCGCAGGTCGGCCGCCTGTTTCGCGAGGTTCGGTGGGTGAACTCCTTCCGCGCCGGCGTGGAAGCCACCGACCCCGTCCTGCTGGCGCCGATGAAGGCGATGCTTGGCCGTTCGTCGGCGATCGCCGTCTCCACCAGTTCCATGCGCACAATGCTGGATTCGATCGCCACCCGCCTCGACGAAACCCGCGACACCTCGCGCTACCTCGTCGGCCTGCTGGTGTTTCTCGGCCTGCTCGGCACCTTCTGGGGCCTCCTGGAAACCATCGGATCGATCAGCGACACCATCCAGTCGCTCGATCCCGGCACCGGCGACTCGGCCTCGGTTCTGGAAGCGCTGAAGCAGGGCCTTTCCGCGCCGCTGTCCGGCATGGGCACGGCCTTTTCCTCCTCGCTGTTCGGCCTCTCCGGCTCGCTGGTTCTGGGCTTCCTCGACCTTCAGGCCGGCCGCGCGCAGAACCGTTTCTACACCGAGCTGGAGAACTGGCTCTCCTCGGTCACGGACCTCTCCTCCGACCTGGCCGGCCCCGAAAACGGACGCAGCGCCGGCACCACGGACGAGCTTCGCTCTCTGTCTGAGCGGCTGCGCTCCCTGCAGGAAAGCAACGGCTCCAACCCACGCACGGCAGCCGCCATGGCCAATCTGGCCGACGGCATTGCCGGGCTGGTCAAGAACATGCGCTCCGAACAGCAGATCATGCGCGACTGGGTGGAAGCCCAGTCCGACGAGCAGCGCGCCATGCGCGAAACGCTGGAGAAGATCGCCTCCGCCCTCGACACACAGAAGGGAGTGAAGTGAGGTGGCTCTGGGGCGCGGACGCCGCAGCTATCGCCATATCGACTACTGGCCGGGCTTCGTCGATGCGCTGTCGACGCTGCTGCTCGCCATCATGTTCCTGCTTTCGGTGTTCGTGCTGGCGCAGTTCCTGCTGAGCCGCGAAATTTCCGGCAAGGACGAAGCGCTCAACCGCCTCAATGCGCAGATCAACGAGCTGACCCAGTTGCTCGCTCTGGAAAAGGGCAACACGCAGGACGCGCAGGATGCGCTGGCCAACCTGCAGGCTTCCCTGTCCGCGGCAGAGGCCGAAAAGAGCCGGCTTGAGCAACTGCTGGCCGCCGGGACAGGAGCCGGAAGCGCCGCCACCGCCCGCGCTGACAAGCTGGAGGGCGAACTCGACAGCGAGCGCCAGATCAGCCAGCGCGCGCTGTCGCAGGTGGAACTGCTCAACCAGCAGATTTCGGCCTTGCGCCGCCAGATCGCCGCCCTTGAACAGGCGCTCGACGCTTCGGAAGCGCGCGACCGCGAATCCAACACCAAGATCGCCGATCTCGGCCGGCGGCTGAACGTTGCGCTCGCCCAGCGCGTGCAGGAGCTGAACCGCTACCGCTCCGATTTCTTCGGCCGCCTGCGCGAGATCCTCGCTGACCGCGAGAACATCCGCATCGTCGGCGACCGCTTCGTGTTCCAGTCGGAAGTGTTGTTCCCGCTGGGCTCCGACCAGATCAACGAGGCCGGTCAGGGCGAGATGAAGAAGCTCGCGGATGCCATCATCGAGTTGCAGAAGGAAATCCCGCCCGAGATCAACTGGGTGCTGCGCGTCGACGGCCACACCGACGACCGGCCGCTCTCCGGCACCGGCCGCTTCCGCGACAACTGGGAGCTTTCCGCCTCACGCGCCATCTCCGTGGTCAAGTTCCTGATCGTCAACGGCGTACCCGCCAACCGGCTGGTCGCCGCAGGCTTCGGCGAATACCAGCCGCTCGACGAAGGCGACACACAGGAAGCGCGTGACCGCAACCGCCGCATCGAACTGAAGCTCACCGAGCGGTAACACTCCCGATTAGAGCGTGAAATGCGGCCGGCAAGCGCGGCCAACATTATCTTTTTTTAATTTTTGTTTGCCGGCATCCGGTCCTAGCCTGCTCGCGGATCGGGAACTGCCGGTGGCTTTCAATGCCGCGACGCGACGGAACCGGACGATCCGCTCAGAGAAATCATGTTTCTCTTCAGAAAAGGAGACGCCGAGATGCGCTCTTTGTCTTACACCACCCTCGCCCTCACTGCCGCCCTTGCCGCCGCGCCGCTGACCGGTGCCTTTGCATCGGCGGATGACGCAGCGCCGGGATTGCCCGCTGTCACCGCACAGACAGGCACGGCCAGGGTCATCCTCGACCAGCTCGGCAGCGTCAGCGACGGCATCAACGCGGCCCTCGCAGACAATGTCATCAGCCCGGATCAGGCCAGAACGCTGCGCGCCGACGCGCGCAGCATCCGCAAGGACACCATGGCGCTGGCCGCTTCCGACCATGGCCAGATTCCGACGGCGCAATATCATCAGCTGCTTGGCCGGGTTCAGGGCATTTCCTATCAGGTAAACCCGATCATCTACTAGAGCAATTCCAGCAAAAGTGCGTAGCGGTTTTGCGCCCTGAATTGCGTAGAAACAAAGAGATAGAGCATTGCAGGTGATCCTCTTTTCACCGGGATTGCTCCAGGAAAATGCCTGCAGGGCATCCTCGGGGCGGGCCATGTGCCCGCCTCGCCCAATCAGCCGGAGATCACGCGCCGGCGCCCTGATCCGAACTCTCATCGCGTGCATGCAGGACATGGTCGATCAGGCCCCATTCCAGTCCCTCCTCCGCCGTCATGAAATGGTCGCGGTCCAGCGCCTGCTCCACTTCCGCGTAGCTGCGCCCGCAATGTTCGGCGTAAAGCTGCGTCATGCGCCGCTTGGTGCGCTGGATTTCCTCGGCATGGATGAAGATGTCGGAGGCCTGCCCCTGAAAGCCGCCGGACGGCTGGTGCACCAGGAGGCTGGCATTGGGCAGCGCCGCGCGATGGCCGGGCGCCCCCGCCATCAGCAGGAACGAACCCATGGAGCGGGCCGTGCCCATGCACAGCGTGTGCACCGGGGCGCGGATGTAGCGCATGGTGTCGTACATGGCGAGGCCGCTGGTCACCACGCCGCCCGGCGAATTGATATAGAGATGGATCGGCTTCTTCGGGTTCTCCGATTCCAGAAACAGCATCTGCGCGCAGACCAGAGCCGAAACCGTATCGTTGACCTCACCATTGAGGAAAATGATCCGTTCCCGCAGCAGGCGCGAGAAAATGTCGAACGACCGCTCTCCGCGGCTCGACTGCTCTATGACCATAGGGACGAGTTGCATCGTTTCGCGCATCGGCGAACTCCGTTTTTCAGTGATTGGGGAAGATCTGGAAAACGTCAGGCGGCGCGCATGACGGGCATTCCGTTGCTGTTGGCCGCCTGCGTGCGACTGGCCGACCGCACATCGACAAGCCGGTGGATGACGCGCAGGCTGGTGCCGCCATCCGCATTGGCGGCGATGCGGAAGGTCACCGTGCTTTCAAGAAAGGGCGGCGCGGAGTCGCGCATGCGGTAGCGCACTTCCGCGCCCGGCGTGATGGTTTCTGCCTGCGGATCGGCCAGATCCGTGCCCGGCAGCCATTGCTCGCGGAACTGCGGCAGGCTGATCGCTCGCCAGACCTTTTGCGGCGGGGCATCCAGCTCGTAAGTCTGGTCGATGCCGGCATCCTGCTCTTGTGTCGGTGCGTCGTTCATTGATCCATGTCCTTCAACAGGTCCCGCAGACCATCGATGCGCGCCGGCCAGTAATTGCGGTATTTCGCCATCCAGCGCGCCATCGCTATCAGCCCTTCGGGATCGACCTCATAGTTGACGAAGCGCCCCTGCCTTTCTTCGCGCACCAGCCGGGCGCCACGCAGTACGCCGAGATGTTGCGACATCGCCGGCTGGCTGATCGCCATGCCTTCGCGCAGCGCGCTGGCGTTCATGCTGCCGCCCGCCAGCTTCTCGAAGATCGCGCGGCGGGTGGGATCGGCCAGCGCGCGGAATATCTCATTCTCGTTCATGCCATCACATAAGCACACACTTATCTGATTCGCAAGCACCCATAACGGCCCGCATGCCGGCTCCTCTTGCCAGACGCGCCGCATTCCTGTCCCCTGCCCTTCGTTACAGAATCAGGACTGCAGAATGTCGTTCCAGAAGCTCGATGATCTTTGCCGCCGGCTCGAAGCGCTCGAACATGCGCTGGCCATACTGGGCGCCGACGAGGCCACGCATATGGCCGTGGGCGGCGGCGAAAAGCGCGCCGAGGCCATGGCTACCCTTTCCGGCCTGTATCACCGGCAGGCGACCGCACCCGAAATCGGCGACTGGATCGCCGCTGCCGAGACCGAGGCGCTGAACGAGGACCAGACGGCGGCGCTGCGCGAATTCAGGCGCCACCACACCAACCTCACCTGCCTGCCGGCCGAGTTCGTCGAGCGCCAGACGGCGGCGCGCCTGCGCTGCGAGCAATTGTGGCGCGACCTGCGCGCAAAAGGCGACTGGTCGAGCTTCCAGCTGGCACTTGAGGGCGTGGTGGCGCTGGCGCGGGAGGAAGCCGCCATGCGCGCCGAGGTGCTGGGCCTTTCCCCCTATGATGCGCTGATGGAGCAATATGATCCCGGCAACCGCGCCGCCGACATCACCCCGGTCTTCACCGACCTCAAGGCGTTCCTCAAGGATTTCGTGCCGCAGGCGCTCGATGTGCAGGCGCAGCGACGTGCAAAGCGCCCGTTGAAACCGCTCTCCGGCACCTATGCGATCGAGAAACAGCGGGCGCTCGGCCTCGCCATGATGGAGGCTGTCGGCTTCGACCTGACGCGGGGCAGCCTGTCGGTCTCCCACCACCCGTTCTGCGGCGGCGTGCCGAGCGACGTGCGCATCACCACGCGCTACCGCACCACCGAGTTCCTGTCGGCGCTGATGGGCATATTGCACGAGACCGGCCATGCGCTTTACGAGCAGAACCTGCCGCGCGACTGGTCGCATTGGCCGCTCGGCAAGGCGCGCGGCATGGCTATCCATGAAAGCCAGAGCCTGTTCGTGGAAAAGCAGATCGGCCGCAACCCCGCCTTCTGGCGCTGGGCGCTGCCGGTGGTGGACAGCCACCTCGGCGAAAGCTGGTCGCTGGACGACATCCTGCCTCACGTCCATCAGGTCGGGCGTGGGCTGATCCGCGTCGATGCCGACGAGGTGACCTATCCGCTGCATGTCATCCTGCGCTACGAGCTGGAGCAGGAGCTGATTTCCGGCAAACTCGACGTCGCCGATATTCCGCAGGCATGGGATGCGCGCATGCGCGATTATCTCGGTCTTTCCACCATCGACAATCCGGGCGACGGACCGATGCAGGACGTTCACTGGCCGGGCGGCGCCTTTGGCTATTTCCCCTCCTACACGCTGGGCGCGATGATGGCGGCGCAGCAATGGGCGGCACTTGTGCGCGAACATCCCGACACGGATGAGGCCATCGCGAGAGGCGATTTCTCCGCCGTCAACGAATGGCGCAGAACCCGCATCTGGGCGCAGGGCTCGCGCTGGTCGACGCCGGACCTGATGCAGCGCGCCACCGGCGAAAAGCTCGACGCGCACCACTTCATCGCCCATCTGCAAAAGCGCTATGGCGGCAAGGGAGAGCCTTAATGGAGCTTACCAATCAGGACATCGAAGACCTCGTCGCCTTCCGCCGCGATTTGCACCGCTTCCCCGAAATCTCCAACGAGGAGAAGGAGACGGCAGAACGCGTGGTTGCCTTTCTGGCCGACACCGGAGCCGACGAAATGCTGACCGGACTGGGAGGCCACGGCGTCGCCCTCGTCTATGACAGCGGAAAACCCGGCCCGACGCTTCTCTTCCGCGCCGAACTGGATGCCCTGCCCATCGCAGAGATTTCAGACATTCCGCATCGCTCGACCATCGAGGGCAAGGGCCATATGTGCGGCCATGACGGCCATATGGCCATCCTCGCCGCCCTTGGCCGCCTGTTCGGACGGCAGCGGCCGGCAAGCGGCCGCGTGGTGCTGATGTACCAGCCGGCCGAGGAAACCGGCGACGGCGCGGCCGGCGTGACCGCCGATCCGCGCTATGCGCTGATC
Proteins encoded:
- a CDS encoding MotA/TolQ/ExbB proton channel family protein, with the protein product MALLRSFGIGGGSDVLSYDPHKLSSPQVFLLTMVIFLGLVGFIAIILSRQIHSAFSTNPGLNGLILGVLIVGILLAFAQVGRLFREVRWVNSFRAGVEATDPVLLAPMKAMLGRSSAIAVSTSSMRTMLDSIATRLDETRDTSRYLVGLLVFLGLLGTFWGLLETIGSISDTIQSLDPGTGDSASVLEALKQGLSAPLSGMGTAFSSSLFGLSGSLVLGFLDLQAGRAQNRFYTELENWLSSVTDLSSDLAGPENGRSAGTTDELRSLSERLRSLQESNGSNPRTAAAMANLADGIAGLVKNMRSEQQIMRDWVEAQSDEQRAMRETLEKIASALDTQKGVK
- a CDS encoding peptidoglycan -binding protein, which gives rise to MALGRGRRSYRHIDYWPGFVDALSTLLLAIMFLLSVFVLAQFLLSREISGKDEALNRLNAQINELTQLLALEKGNTQDAQDALANLQASLSAAEAEKSRLEQLLAAGTGAGSAATARADKLEGELDSERQISQRALSQVELLNQQISALRRQIAALEQALDASEARDRESNTKIADLGRRLNVALAQRVQELNRYRSDFFGRLREILADRENIRIVGDRFVFQSEVLFPLGSDQINEAGQGEMKKLADAIIELQKEIPPEINWVLRVDGHTDDRPLSGTGRFRDNWELSASRAISVVKFLIVNGVPANRLVAAGFGEYQPLDEGDTQEARDRNRRIELKLTER
- a CDS encoding ATP-dependent Clp protease proteolytic subunit gives rise to the protein MRETMQLVPMVIEQSSRGERSFDIFSRLLRERIIFLNGEVNDTVSALVCAQMLFLESENPKKPIHLYINSPGGVVTSGLAMYDTMRYIRAPVHTLCMGTARSMGSFLLMAGAPGHRAALPNASLLVHQPSGGFQGQASDIFIHAEEIQRTKRRMTQLYAEHCGRSYAEVEQALDRDHFMTAEEGLEWGLIDHVLHARDESSDQGAGA
- a CDS encoding SRPBCC family protein codes for the protein MNDAPTQEQDAGIDQTYELDAPPQKVWRAISLPQFREQWLPGTDLADPQAETITPGAEVRYRMRDSAPPFLESTVTFRIAANADGGTSLRVIHRLVDVRSASRTQAANSNGMPVMRAA
- a CDS encoding metalloregulator ArsR/SmtB family transcription factor, translating into MCLCDGMNENEIFRALADPTRRAIFEKLAGGSMNASALREGMAISQPAMSQHLGVLRGARLVREERQGRFVNYEVDPEGLIAMARWMAKYRNYWPARIDGLRDLLKDMDQ
- a CDS encoding carboxypeptidase M32, with protein sequence MSFQKLDDLCRRLEALEHALAILGADEATHMAVGGGEKRAEAMATLSGLYHRQATAPEIGDWIAAAETEALNEDQTAALREFRRHHTNLTCLPAEFVERQTAARLRCEQLWRDLRAKGDWSSFQLALEGVVALAREEAAMRAEVLGLSPYDALMEQYDPGNRAADITPVFTDLKAFLKDFVPQALDVQAQRRAKRPLKPLSGTYAIEKQRALGLAMMEAVGFDLTRGSLSVSHHPFCGGVPSDVRITTRYRTTEFLSALMGILHETGHALYEQNLPRDWSHWPLGKARGMAIHESQSLFVEKQIGRNPAFWRWALPVVDSHLGESWSLDDILPHVHQVGRGLIRVDADEVTYPLHVILRYELEQELISGKLDVADIPQAWDARMRDYLGLSTIDNPGDGPMQDVHWPGGAFGYFPSYTLGAMMAAQQWAALVREHPDTDEAIARGDFSAVNEWRRTRIWAQGSRWSTPDLMQRATGEKLDAHHFIAHLQKRYGGKGEP